CTTGGGGACACGTATCGCTGGAAAGGCGAGAACGTCTCCACCAATGAGGTCGCCGACGCGCTGGCCGGTGTGCCGGGCGTTGAGACGGCGAATGTCTATGGCGTGCCGATCCCGGGGACGGACGGCAAAGCCGGCATGGCGTCTATCACCACCAGCGGCTATCTCGATTACAAGGACGTGCTGGACAAGCTGTCGTCTCGCCTGCCGAAATATGCGGTGCCCGTTTTCATCCGCGAACAGCAGGAAGCCTCGACGACGACGACCTTCAAGTATCGCAAGAGCGACCTTGTGAAGGACGGTTTCGATCCTGAGCGCGCCGGTGAGAAAGTCTGGTACTTCGACTCCGAGACCGGGACGTACGAACTGGTGACGCCAGAGACCTATAAGAAGATCGCGTCGGGTGGGGTGAAGTTCTAGCTGGCCGCCCCCTTCGACCCGCATTCGCGGGCCACTTCCCCCGCACGCGGGGGAAGAAGAACCAATGCTAGTGTACCGCCATCCTCCCCCGTTCACGGGGGAGGTGCCCGGCAGGGCGGAGGGGGCTTAACGCCCCATCGCTTCCTGGATGATGTCCATTTCAGCTTCGCGCAGGATGGCGTCGGTGACGCCTTCGGCATTCACGCGCTCGCGGCCCACTTCGAGCATGACGGGGACGGCGAAGGGGCTGATCTTCTTCAGCGGACGGTGATCGATCTTGCCTCGGATACGGGTCAGCATGTCTGACAGGCGGCGAATGTCGAGGAGCCCTGTCGCGGCGTCCTGACGGGCGGCCTGTAGCAGGATGTGATCGGGCTCATGGCTGCGCAGCACATCATAGATAAGGTCGGTCGAGAAGGTGACCTGACGGCCGGTTTTCTCCTTACCCGGCAGGCGGCGCGCGATGACGCCTGAAATCTGCGCGCACTGGGCAAAGGTGCGCTTCATGAGCGGGCTTTCATCCAGCCATTCCTCAAGATCGTCGCCTAGCATGTCCGGATGGAAAAGCCCGTCCATGTCGATGCTGCCCATATCCTCCATCGCCCAGATCGCCATGGCATATTCCGAGGCGACGAAGCCGAGAGGATTGGCCCCTGCCCGCTCCAGCCGCCGCGTCAGCAGCATGCCGAGCGTCTGGTGGGCGAGGCGCCCTTCGAAGGGATAGGTCACGAGATAGTGGCGCCCTGCCCGCGGGAAGGTCTCGACCAGCAAATGGTCTGGCGGCGGGATTTCGGATTTCTCTCGCTGGATTTCGAACCATTCACGAACCTGGTCTGGCAGGCCCGACCACTGGTCTGGATCGTGGATCATGTGGCGGACGCGGTCAGCCAGGAATGTGGTGAGCGGAAACTTGCCGCCATTATAGGTTGGAATGGCCGGCTTGTCGGTTTTCGCGCGTGTGACGAGTACATCAAGCTCCGACACACCAAGGAAGCGAAGGATTTCCCCCGCGAAGAGAAAAGTGTCTCCCGGAGTCAGGGTCGAGATGAAATATTCCTCGATTTCACCGAGTTTGCGCCCTGCCCGCATGGTGCGCTGATCGCCGCGCACTTTCTTGAGCTCCTCGCCGCCAGACGCTTCGCCGACCTTTCCGACAAAGCTTGCGAGGCGCACATTCATCAGCTGCGCTTCGACGATGGCGCCGACATTCATGCGGTGCTGCTGGGCGTCGCGGGCCGTGCGGACACGCCAGACGCCGTCGCGCCCGCGCACGATGCGTTTGAAGCGGTCATAGGTCTTGAGGGCATAGCCGCCCGTGGCGACGAGATCGACGACGCGCTCATAGGTCTCCCAGTCGAGGCCTTCATAGGGCGCGGCGCGGCGGATCTCATTGAAGAGCGGCTCCAGCTCAAACCCGACGCCGCACGCCCGGCCCATAATGTGCTGGGCAAGGACATCGAGCGCGCCGAGGCGCATGGGCTCGCCGTCGATCTCTCCGGCCTCGACAGCGGCTTCTGCCGCGCGGCATTCGAGGATTTCGAACCGGTTGGTTGGCACGAGCAGTGCGCGGCTTGCCTCATCCATCCGGTGATTGGCGCGGCCAATACGCTGGATGAGACGGGCGGCGCCTTTTGGAGCGCCCATCTGGATGACGAGGTCCACCCCGCCCCAGTCGATGCCGAGGTCGAGCGTCGAGGTACAGACCACGCCTTTCAGGACGCCTGCGGCCATGGCGGCCTCGACCTTGCGGCGTTGCTCTCGGGCGAGAGAGCCATGATG
This genomic interval from Thalassovita mediterranea contains the following:
- a CDS encoding DNA ligase-associated DEXH box helicase — protein: MAEWAPACRFIGLSATVRDPAQLASWLDVRKSPQEHPPPFTGEVPEGRRGHAANATHEISPLRAASRPTSPAGGGGVGATSAKKGVHLVHAEGGTSANIDILVSRERIPWSGHSGRFAVPEVYEAIKEAEMALVFVNTRSQAEMLFQELWRANEDALPIALHHGSLAREQRRKVEAAMAAGVLKGVVCTSTLDLGIDWGGVDLVIQMGAPKGAARLIQRIGRANHRMDEASRALLVPTNRFEILECRAAEAAVEAGEIDGEPMRLGALDVLAQHIMGRACGVGFELEPLFNEIRRAAPYEGLDWETYERVVDLVATGGYALKTYDRFKRIVRGRDGVWRVRTARDAQQHRMNVGAIVEAQLMNVRLASFVGKVGEASGGEELKKVRGDQRTMRAGRKLGEIEEYFISTLTPGDTFLFAGEILRFLGVSELDVLVTRAKTDKPAIPTYNGGKFPLTTFLADRVRHMIHDPDQWSGLPDQVREWFEIQREKSEIPPPDHLLVETFPRAGRHYLVTYPFEGRLAHQTLGMLLTRRLERAGANPLGFVASEYAMAIWAMEDMGSIDMDGLFHPDMLGDDLEEWLDESPLMKRTFAQCAQISGVIARRLPGKEKTGRQVTFSTDLIYDVLRSHEPDHILLQAARQDAATGLLDIRRLSDMLTRIRGKIDHRPLKKISPFAVPVMLEVGRERVNAEGVTDAILREAEMDIIQEAMGR